DNA from Deltaproteobacteria bacterium:
CTAGCTGAGTGATTGTGAATCGCGCGGGCGACCTTCTCTTTACCTGTCCCGTTTTCACCTCTGATCAGCACGGAATCGTTTGATGGCGCAAATTTTAAGACCAGTCGGGCGACTTCGGCCATGGACTCAGAGACGCCCACCATCTGGACACTTTCGATCAGTTTTCGATTTTCCGAGTGGGTTGAAATTGAAATGGGCTTTGTACGGCGTTCGACCTCACGACAAGCCCTGTGGAGCAGTCCAAGCAGCTTTGCATCGCCAATGTCCTTTTCGATGAAGTAAACGGCTCCTGACTCAAGCGAGCTATTGTGAGCGGCTATAGAGTCATCGCCCGAGAAGGCAAAGACTGTGAAGCCCGAATCCAACTGTTTGAGCTGCCGGATGGTTTCCGGACCGCCGACGTCTGGCATGTGGAAATCGACGAGGGCCAAAGAAAAGGGGATCACCTTCTGGCGGACTAGAGCAACGCCTTCATCGCCACTGGCAGCGGCGCGAACGAAAAAACCTTCGTCAGATAGGAATGCTGACATTGAAGCTCGAAAGCTCGCGTCGTCATCAATAAGCAATATGTTGTGTTGCACCCCTGTACCCCCGTCATATGCTGGTAGTACAAATACAGTGCCTACACTTTGGGCGGTGATTTATATTTAAAAATCATTAAGACCTCATTTAATGATATCTGAGCTGTCTTTTGCGCGTATTGCAGGGTAAAAACTGCATGGTCGTTTTGTCCCCAGCAGAGTCGTTTAGCGTAAGTGTTTAATTGTAAGGGCGATTTTCTAATCTCTGGGTGGCGATTGTCCGCCACCTTAATAAAATAGCGTATTTTGAAAATCACATTTTGAATCTTCCTAAAGACTTCTCATAGAATTTCCAGTGAACAACTTTTTGAGATCGCGCACATAAATCTGCAAAAAATTTCGAAAAAAATATCTTTCCAATTTCTTATTCAAGCGACGCTTTGATGAGCTTGATCTTCGTTTCGGTGTTCGTTGGAAGGTCAAGAAGATGGCGAATAGTTGCTTCAATTGAATCATCAACTTTCGTTTTAATTCGATCTGGCCGAGAACTCAGCTTGGAAGGCCTATTCTTATTTCTACTCCCAGGTGGGCGGCCTCGCTTTTTTCCATCAACTTTACTAATATTGGACATTTCGTCTCCTGCTCAGCGGTTTAGGCAGTCTTTTCGCATGAGCGAACGGTGATTCAAAGTGTTTGTTCGCAAGAGAAATTTATTCCAACGATACCATGACTTTCTATTTTTTACCGAGATTACAATTGTTGATCCCAATCATAATTTTTGTATATTAACTACCTTAGATAGCTCAGCGCTCCGGCACAATTCGTTCACTACCTCGTACAAGAATACTCGCAATTGAGCTACCTTCTAGTTGAAAAGGCGCTTTATATGCCTCTGTAAAGCGATAAACTGAGTGGCAGGCAATACAGCTATTCATTGTACTGCTCAATTGCTTAATTGTATGTTCTGGATTTCTGAGCTTAACGGCATCATCAGCGATTTCATCAAACTTTTTACGGGTATCGAATCCCAAAGCTTTCATTGCGGCCGGAAGTTTGCGAAATAACGACGCCGGCGTATCCGCTTCGGCAGACATTCCGGAAATTTTTGCAACCCGGCTAACTTCTTCGAAGTTTTTTGCAGATACAGCCTCAAGGATAGACTGAGTGCTCTGCAACCAAGTTCTCATCTCGAGCAATAATGCGTTACGCTCATCCTTTGTAAGCTGGACAGCTAGCCTTCCATCTTCAGACGGTTTAACTTCACCTACTGTAAATTTATAAGAAAACGCAGCAACGATAATAGATAAAATAACAACCAAAGACCAACTTACTTTACAAGTTTTCACAATTAACTCCTGATATATAAGTTAAATATAGATCACATTGCTCTCTAAAGAACTACATTTTTGTACTGTCAATTTTCCTTTGTTCTGGAATTGACGCGAGGCCCGTTAAACTCATAATACAATCGATTGAATTAGTGATACAATCGTGCAATAATTAATCATGAAGAAGAATGGTAAAAAAACCACAATTGTCCATTCAGATAAAGCGCGTGAACTACTCATCCAAGCCGCCAAGAGCCTTTTTGGAAAGAAAGGGTTTGATGGCGTCTCTGTTCGAGAAATTGCCGATGCAGCAGACGTTAATTTCAGTCTTATCCGTTATTATTTTGGCGACAAAGTAGGAATCTATAGAGCCTGCTTAGATCTTTACGGAAATGCTCGATTGAGTTCCGCTGTAAGAATTCTTGAGCCCGTAGCTTCCGTGGAAGAATTTAAAGTTCGCTTGAAAATTATGATTCAAGAAATCATCGACTCGCTTCAGCAAGATCCTGATTTGAGTCGGATGATGATGCGAGAAATGGAGTCAGATGAGCCGATAGCCGCAGACGTCATCAGATCTACGTTAGTAAAAATGGCCGAAGCCTTTGTTTACTTCTTCACAACAGCACAAAAAAAAGGAGTTTTACGGAAGGACATAAATCCGTTGTTCCTAACGCAAGTTATCCAAATGACATTAAGCCACCTTGTACTTACGGATCGAGCAAGGGGGCAGTTTTTCAATATGTCGATTAAAAACTCACTGAATAAAACTGTGCTCATTGAGAGTCTACACGCGCTTATTTTGAATGGAGTTCTTGAGCGTCACCCAGGAAGGAAATCATGAATAAATTAAACCACGAAAGACCTTGGTGGGTCTATGTGTTAGGAACATTTTTAGTACTGTTTGGGCTTTTAACAATTAAAGAGGGCGGTTCAGTCTTGTTCTTTGACTCTGCCGCAAAAGCTGAGACCGGCAACTATGTTCCCTTTGTATTATGGTTTAACTTTATAGCGGGCTTTGCCTATGTCGCGGCAAGTATCGGTATCTTTATAAATGCAAAATGGACCAGCCGTTTATCTGTCATTATCGCGGGATTTTCTGCAATCGTTCTGGTAGCGCTCTTTGTACATATATTCGCTGGCGGACTTTATGAGACCAGAACATTGGTTGCAATGACATTAAGAGCTTCTATTTGGACATTTGCATCTCTCCTTTTAATAAAACATAAACATTTACAACTAAGGAGTCCAATGTGAGCACAAGCAGTTCAATTAAAGACATGGTCCCATACAAACAAGAGGGAAAATCGGTCAATGTTCTCTTTGCAGAAGGTTTTAAGGCTATAGGCATTGGGTTAATGGCAAAGCAAAAACTTGAAAAACACAGCACGGCGACACCGGCATTTCTGTTGGTTTTGGAGGGACGTGTTGAGTTTCAGATTGGTGACGCGAAGTCCATAATGAACAGCCAGGACTTTGTTAAAATCCCGCCAGATCAAGAGCATGAAATTACTGCGTTAGAAAATTCAAAAATGATTTTAATTAAATAATAAGGGGGCGGTTATGCACGGAAAGAAAAATATTGTAGTTGGATTATTCGTTATGTCTGGCTTTATGCTGTATGGTTTTTTGCTTATCTATTGGCGAGATTTCGCAACTGATGCCGCAGAGTGGGCGGCGGCGTATGGCAATGGGAGGCATTTCGAGGCCAGGCTTGCGCATGTGCACGGCAACCTCTTTGCTCTTCTAAATATTTTGATTGGTTATCTTCTTTTCAAATTAGACATCGGTGATCAACAAAAGAAAATCGTGTCGTGGTTAGGCGTTGCGGGCATTTTGATGCCTGTGGGAATTTTAATGGAACTTATTCTTGGCGCATCACCCATCTTTGTCTTAGTTGGCGCGGTCAGCATGACAGCGAGTGTGTTTTTATTGGGAGTATTTGTGATGAAATCGAAAAAAGTGATTTTGTAAATATATAGAAGGAGAAGAGTTATGAGAATATTTTTAGTGTCGACTATCTTGAGTTTTGTTTTCAGCAGCCCGAGCTTTGCTGCCGAAAACAGTCATCATGGCCATGGGGCTAATTCCAAAGCGACAGAAACAAAGTCATCGAAGAAATTTATTGCGGATGATGCTTTGAAAGAGCGAATGAACGCTATTTTAGGAACGATGGAAAAGTTAAGTAAAAATGGGTCAGTCACCGAAAAGAAAAAGCTAGTAGTCGCAACCGGCAGTAGTGTGGAATCTGTTGTGCACGATATTTTTAAGAGCTGTAAATTGGCTCCGGATGCAGATGCTGCAATCCATCCCATATTGGCTCAGATTCTTGATGGCGCCGCTATGTTAAAAAAAGGCGACGAAAAAAATGGGCACGAAAAAATACACAATGCTCTTTTGAAATACGAAGAGAATTTTGAACATGTCGGCTGGAAACACAGTCGTTCTGAATAGCCCGTCCAACAGAGATGAAATAGCCGAAAAGGATATATTATGGCCCTGATTGAATTGAAAAACGTTAACAAAAAATACCAAAGTGGCGAAGCCGTAGTAAATGCAGCACGTGATATCACTTTAGAAATCTCTGAAGGGTCTTTTGTTGCCTTCGTCGGACCATCAGGAAGTGGAAAGTCTACTTTATTAAATCTTGTTGGCTGCTTGGATATGCCAACCTCAGGAAGTATTTCGATTCTTGGAACAAAAGTTGATTCTCTTGATCGTGTGGCGCGAGCAAAATTCAGAGGCGATCACCTCGGATTTATATTTCAGAACTTCAGTCTTATTCCAGTTCTCACAGTGTACGAAAATATTGAATACCCCCTAGTAATGGTTAAAAATTTGCCCAAAGAAGAACGACAGGAAAAAGTGCGTTCGCTCCTTGGAAAAGTAGGCATGCTTGACCAGATGAATAAATATCCAAATCAGATCTCAGGTGGACAGAAGCAACGCGCAGCCGTTGCGCGCGCTTTGGTTGCAAATCCAAAGATTGTTCTGGCCGACGAACCGACAGCAAATCTTGATAGTGAAAGCGCGATGCAGGTCATTAAAGTCATGCATCGCATGCAAGAGGAACTCGGGACAACCTTTATCTTTTCTACTCATGATCAAAAAATCGTCGAAGAAGCGGAAATAATTTATCATCTAAAAGACGGCGTAATCGTTGATCGAATAGATAGAAAGTTGAGGGCGTAGTGTATATGTCGACTATCTTAAAAATTGCTGTCAGAAATTTAACTCGCTACACAAGAAGAACTCTTTTGACCGCCACCTTAATCTCTATCGGTGTTATATTCGTTATCGTCTTTGGAGGGCTCGCCTCTTCATTTAAAAATTCAATGATTAATGTCATTACCGGTTCACTTTTGGCAGATATCCAAATTCATAAAAAAGGATACGTGGAATCTATTGATAATCTACCTCTCAATATTTTTTTGAGTACTGCGGAAACTACTGAGGCCACTAAAATTATTAGCGGTAACCCAAATGTTGTCGCCTCTAGTCCTCGGATTAAGTTCAGTGCCATGTTAAGCAACTACGCACAAACTTCCGGCGTAAGATTAATAGCCATTTATCCCGATAAAGAAATTAAAACCTGCCCCGATCTAGCCCAGCGAATAAAAGGCAGAAAAGATTTAAGTTCAATTGTAAATCCCGGCGAAATTTTAGTTCCTGAGCTTCTTTTTAAGGGACTTTCCCTTAAGCTAGGCGACGAAATTGTCGTAGTCGCAACAAATCGTGATGGCGCAGTAAATGGGGTTACGCTTCGCGTGGCGGGCTACTCAGAAGGAGTCATGGGCCCATCGGGTAAGGATGGATACATTCATATTGAAGATGCCACAAGTTTGCTGAGAATGGAGACTCCTGAGATTTCAGAGATCGCAATCAAACTTAAAGAATTCAAATATCTTTCGGGTAGCTATAAAAAATTAGCTGACACTATTAATGGTGATACCTTCGAAGTTCACACTTGGGAACAGCTGACGCCATTTTCGACGATTGTCAAAATTGTCGATGTTTTGATTCTTATGGTGCGGGTGATTTTAACATCCATCGTTCTCGTCAGCATTATGAACATTATGATGATGTCAGTTTATGAGCGGATTGGCGAAATTGGAATGATCGCGGCCCTTGGAACTCTTCCAAAGCAGATACTCTCAATATTTTTCTTAGAGGGAATTCTGCTCGGACTTATTAGCACAGTGGTTGGGGTTATTGTTGCGGTAGTTATTCTGAGCATCTTAACCATTACAAAACTGGAATTTAAATTTGGTTCAATGAATATCGCACTCACTCCCGGCATACCATGGAGTGAAATGTTGATTACAGTAACAATTGTCATGGTTATATCAGCAATCGCGACACTGCAGCCGGCAATAAAGGCGTCAAAGCTAGAGCCTGTTGATGCCCTTGGGCACGTTTAAAATTGGAGGTTATATGAAAAAATCTGTTTTTGTTTTAGCGTTGATATTTGGAATGAATTTTCCGGTTGATTCGTCTGCACTTGAAACGGCTAATGAACTTTTAAAGCGCGTTGATAGCAAACTTATGCCCGAAAGTTATGAGGCCTATCGGCGTCTAATTAACGAAGAGCCTAACGGCAAAAAGAAAGAATATACTTTTTTTACCTTAAAAAAAGGAACTGATAAAGTTGCATTGCTCTATCTTGCGCCAGCTAGCGAAAAGGGTCGTTCAACTCTTCGGCTTGGCGAAAACATGTGGCTCTTTATTCCTAACGTAAATAAGCCCGTTCGAATTACCAGTCTCCAATCAGTTGTTGGCGGGGTCTTTAATAATGCAGATATTATGGCGGTAGAATACTCCGCCGAATATGATGCCGAGTACGATTCAGAAACATCCAAAGAACGCATTTTGAACCTTAAAGCAAAAAATAAAACTGTCACCTACGATAAGCTTAAAATGTGGATTACAAAAAATGGCGAATATCTTAGAAAAGTTGAATGCTATGGCTCAAGCGGCGTATTAATAAAAACTTTGGAATTTAAAGATGATAAAAGTTTTGGCGGTGGGATTTTTCGTCCTTCAGTGATTGAAACCCATAGCCCCCTATACAAAGATTATCGATCAACAATTATTTATGAAAAAATTCGGGCCAAAAAAATTCAACCTGAAGCCTTTACTTTGCCATTCATGGGCAGATTAAAAGAATTTCAATGAAAAGTGCTCGTCATATTGTTTCTATTCTGTTTTTATTAGGCTCATTCGCGGCAATGGCGGCTGATGAGGTAACTGAATCGTCAATATTATCTGATTCAGTTGCGGCTACCTCTGAAGACAGTCTGGCTAAATTTGAAATCAGCGGCAGTTTAGATACCAAATACTCTATTATAAAAAGTCAGAAATCTTCCTCCTTATACAGGCTTCAAAATTTTGGACAGCCAGCAATCTCCGATGAGCTTTCACAATTTCTCTTGGAGCCCTATTTAAATGGTGACTATGTTACAAAAGATATCAGCTTTCACATAAAAACACATTCAACATATATCAGCGAACAGACGTCGACGAGTGAGCTGATTGAATTAAATGGTTCAGTGAATGCCTTGCCGACACTTACGTTTACTGTCGGGAAAAAAGCTTTTGCATGGGGTAAAGGGTATGCCTTTAACCCTGTGGGGTACGTAAACCCAACAAAAGATTCTGAGAACCCAGAGCTTGCTCAGGCAGGGTTAACGTCTTTGTCTGTAGACTATACCAAAAGTTTTGATTCTGGCGCGCTGAGTACGCTTGGCGTAACTTTCATCTTAGTGCCCTCAAATAAAATTCAAAACCGCTATGGAGAACTATCCCAAACAGATCTGGCGGGCAAAGCTTACTTTTTGGTCAATGACATAGACATTGATATAATGGCCTATAACAGCACAACTGTTGGAAATCATCTCGGGTTTGATTTTTCTAATAATATTTTAACTAATCTCGAAGTTCATGGCGAGTTCTCACAATTTACGAACGCACCGAAAGCGATAATTGATCAAAATACGTTGAGCATCCAAAATAAAGACGGAAACTCCTATTTGTTCGGACTTCGTTACCTTGACTCGTCTGATACAACTGTAATTCTTGAGTATTATCACAACGGAAATGGCCTTGCTTCAGATGAATTCAAACAGTATCTGCAATATGTCGATGCCACGCTTTCCAGCGGTCAAAGTGCTGCTATACAAACAGCTTTAAGTACGTCAAAAAATTATTTTCAAAAGTCAGCACTTATGAGGGATTACCTGTATCTCAAGGTCAGTAAACCCGAACCTTTTAACTGGGTATACTTTACGCCGTCGCTTTACGTGCTTCATAATTTAAATGATCAAAGTTTTTCGGTAGGAATTCCGGTGAGCTATAAGCCATTTACTAATTTTGAATTTATCTTGTGGCCTAGCTTTTTGGT
Protein-coding regions in this window:
- a CDS encoding TetR/AcrR family transcriptional regulator, which encodes MKKNGKKTTIVHSDKARELLIQAAKSLFGKKGFDGVSVREIADAADVNFSLIRYYFGDKVGIYRACLDLYGNARLSSAVRILEPVASVEEFKVRLKIMIQEIIDSLQQDPDLSRMMMREMESDEPIAADVIRSTLVKMAEAFVYFFTTAQKKGVLRKDINPLFLTQVIQMTLSHLVLTDRARGQFFNMSIKNSLNKTVLIESLHALILNGVLERHPGRKS
- a CDS encoding cupin domain-containing protein, with the protein product MSTSSSIKDMVPYKQEGKSVNVLFAEGFKAIGIGLMAKQKLEKHSTATPAFLLVLEGRVEFQIGDAKSIMNSQDFVKIPPDQEHEITALENSKMILIK
- a CDS encoding ABC transporter ATP-binding protein, producing MALIELKNVNKKYQSGEAVVNAARDITLEISEGSFVAFVGPSGSGKSTLLNLVGCLDMPTSGSISILGTKVDSLDRVARAKFRGDHLGFIFQNFSLIPVLTVYENIEYPLVMVKNLPKEERQEKVRSLLGKVGMLDQMNKYPNQISGGQKQRAAVARALVANPKIVLADEPTANLDSESAMQVIKVMHRMQEELGTTFIFSTHDQKIVEEAEIIYHLKDGVIVDRIDRKLRA
- a CDS encoding ABC transporter permease is translated as MSTILKIAVRNLTRYTRRTLLTATLISIGVIFVIVFGGLASSFKNSMINVITGSLLADIQIHKKGYVESIDNLPLNIFLSTAETTEATKIISGNPNVVASSPRIKFSAMLSNYAQTSGVRLIAIYPDKEIKTCPDLAQRIKGRKDLSSIVNPGEILVPELLFKGLSLKLGDEIVVVATNRDGAVNGVTLRVAGYSEGVMGPSGKDGYIHIEDATSLLRMETPEISEIAIKLKEFKYLSGSYKKLADTINGDTFEVHTWEQLTPFSTIVKIVDVLILMVRVILTSIVLVSIMNIMMMSVYERIGEIGMIAALGTLPKQILSIFFLEGILLGLISTVVGVIVAVVILSILTITKLEFKFGSMNIALTPGIPWSEMLITVTIVMVISAIATLQPAIKASKLEPVDALGHV
- a CDS encoding outer membrane lipoprotein-sorting protein, whose protein sequence is MKKSVFVLALIFGMNFPVDSSALETANELLKRVDSKLMPESYEAYRRLINEEPNGKKKEYTFFTLKKGTDKVALLYLAPASEKGRSTLRLGENMWLFIPNVNKPVRITSLQSVVGGVFNNADIMAVEYSAEYDAEYDSETSKERILNLKAKNKTVTYDKLKMWITKNGEYLRKVECYGSSGVLIKTLEFKDDKSFGGGIFRPSVIETHSPLYKDYRSTIIYEKIRAKKIQPEAFTLPFMGRLKEFQ